The Pontibacter pudoricolor genome contains a region encoding:
- the rpsO gene encoding 30S ribosomal protein S15, with product MKLTTEAKQDIFEKHGISKTKTDTGSAESQIALFTTRIADLTEHLKIHKKDFSTRLGLLKLVGKRRRLLNYLQKNDIERYRAIISELGIRK from the coding sequence ATGAAATTAACTACTGAAGCGAAACAAGACATTTTCGAAAAGCACGGCATAAGCAAAACCAAAACAGACACTGGTTCAGCTGAGTCTCAGATCGCGCTTTTCACTACACGCATTGCTGATCTTACAGAGCACCTGAAGATTCATAAAAAAGATTTCAGTACCCGTCTGGGCCTTCTGAAACTGGTAGGTAAAAGAAGAAGATTGCTTAACTACCTTCAGAAAAACGATATCGAAAGATACAGAGCTATTATCAGCGAGCTGGGTATCAGAAAATAA
- the pnp gene encoding polyribonucleotide nucleotidyltransferase — protein sequence MSQNPITKKILLPDGREITIETGKLAKQADGSVVVKMGNTMLLAAIVSNREAREGVDFLPLSVDYQEKFASSGKIPGGFLRREARLSDYEILVSRLVDRVLRPLFPDDYHAETQMTIHMISADTEIMPDALAALAASAALAVSDIPFNGPISEVRVARIDGRLVINPTVSDLQRADIDMMVGASMDSVVMVEGEMSEVSEAEMLEAIKFAHEAIKVQCQAQLELAEMVGKLQKREYSHETHDEALREKVRTATYDKAYEVALRGRANKSERKEGFAAVLNEFVESLGEDHGYDMGLIKTYYHDVEKEAVRNMILDERVRLDGRQLDEIRPIWSEVNYLPATHGSAVFTRGETQSLTTVTLGTKLDEQMIDSAMVSGTNKFLLHYNFPAFSTGEVKPNRGPGRREIGHGNLALRALKKVLPSNEDNPYTIRIVSDILESNGSSSMATVCAGSLALMDAGVPIKGGVSGIAMGLITDEKTGKFAVLSDILGDEDHLGDMDFKVTGTKDGITACQMDIKVHGLSYDVLYQALEQAKAGRLHILNEMNKTISSPNADYKPHTPRSFNMIIDKEFIGAVIGPGGKVIQQIQKDTGATIIIEEKNEKGHVNIFASDQDSMNSAVSKIKGIVAQPEIGEVYIGKVKSIQPYGAFVEFMAGKDGLLHISEIKHERVETMDGVLEVGEEVKVKLIDVDKKTGKFKLSRKAILPKPEAPQQNQ from the coding sequence ATGTCACAAAATCCGATCACAAAAAAAATCCTTCTTCCGGACGGCCGGGAGATAACTATTGAAACTGGTAAATTAGCCAAGCAGGCCGATGGTTCTGTTGTGGTAAAAATGGGAAACACGATGCTGCTTGCAGCAATTGTTTCTAACAGAGAAGCACGTGAAGGTGTAGACTTTCTGCCACTTTCCGTTGACTATCAGGAGAAGTTTGCTTCGTCTGGTAAAATACCTGGTGGCTTCCTGAGAAGAGAAGCTCGCCTTTCTGACTACGAAATTCTTGTTTCGCGCCTGGTTGACCGCGTGCTGCGCCCGCTGTTCCCGGATGATTATCATGCCGAAACACAAATGACGATACATATGATCTCTGCAGATACGGAGATCATGCCGGATGCCCTGGCTGCTCTGGCTGCATCTGCTGCACTTGCTGTATCTGATATTCCATTTAACGGCCCGATCTCTGAAGTACGTGTTGCTCGTATCGATGGCCGGTTAGTCATTAACCCTACCGTTTCTGATCTGCAGCGTGCTGACATCGATATGATGGTTGGTGCTTCTATGGACAGCGTTGTGATGGTAGAAGGTGAGATGAGCGAAGTTTCGGAAGCAGAAATGCTGGAAGCTATAAAGTTTGCACACGAAGCCATTAAAGTACAGTGCCAGGCACAGCTTGAACTTGCTGAAATGGTAGGCAAGCTACAGAAGCGCGAGTATTCGCATGAAACGCATGATGAAGCGCTTCGAGAAAAAGTACGCACTGCAACTTATGACAAAGCGTATGAAGTTGCGTTGCGTGGCAGAGCAAACAAATCTGAGCGCAAAGAAGGCTTTGCAGCTGTTCTGAATGAGTTTGTTGAATCGCTTGGTGAAGACCATGGCTACGACATGGGCCTGATCAAAACGTATTACCACGATGTTGAGAAGGAAGCTGTTCGTAACATGATCCTGGATGAGCGTGTTCGTCTGGATGGCCGTCAGCTGGATGAGATCCGTCCGATATGGTCTGAAGTGAATTACCTGCCTGCAACACACGGTTCTGCAGTATTTACCCGTGGCGAAACACAATCTTTAACTACAGTAACCTTAGGTACCAAACTGGACGAGCAGATGATCGACAGCGCGATGGTATCCGGTACAAATAAATTCTTATTACACTATAACTTCCCTGCTTTCTCAACAGGTGAAGTGAAGCCAAACAGAGGTCCTGGCCGTCGTGAGATCGGACACGGAAACCTGGCGCTTCGCGCACTTAAGAAGGTGTTGCCTTCAAACGAAGATAATCCATATACCATCCGTATCGTTTCCGATATTCTGGAGTCTAATGGTTCGTCTTCTATGGCTACTGTTTGTGCTGGATCACTGGCACTTATGGATGCAGGTGTTCCGATCAAAGGTGGCGTATCAGGTATCGCTATGGGGCTTATCACAGACGAAAAAACTGGCAAGTTTGCCGTTCTTTCTGATATCCTTGGCGATGAAGATCACCTGGGTGATATGGACTTCAAAGTGACTGGTACAAAAGATGGCATCACTGCCTGTCAGATGGACATTAAAGTTCATGGTTTGTCGTACGACGTACTTTACCAGGCGTTAGAGCAGGCAAAAGCGGGTCGTTTACACATTCTGAACGAAATGAATAAAACCATTTCTTCTCCAAACGCTGACTATAAGCCGCATACTCCACGTTCGTTTAACATGATCATCGATAAAGAATTTATCGGTGCGGTGATCGGACCAGGCGGTAAAGTTATACAGCAGATCCAGAAGGATACGGGTGCTACGATCATCATTGAAGAGAAGAACGAGAAAGGTCACGTTAATATCTTTGCCAGCGATCAGGATTCTATGAACAGCGCGGTTTCTAAAATTAAAGGAATCGTTGCACAGCCAGAGATCGGTGAGGTTTACATCGGTAAGGTTAAATCTATCCAGCCGTATGGTGCCTTTGTAGAGTTTATGGCCGGTAAAGATGGTCTGCTTCACATTTCTGAGATCAAGCACGAGCGTGTTGAAACGATGGACGGCGTGCTGGAAGTAGGAGAGGAAGTAAAAGTAAAACTGATCGACGTAGATAAAAAGACAGGCAAATTTAAACTGTCTCGCAAGGCGATCCTTCCTAAACCGGAAGCTCCTCAGCAAAATCAGTAA
- a CDS encoding sigma-70 family RNA polymerase sigma factor — MRQLKISKQITNRESQSLDKYLQEIGKVDLLTPDEEVSLAQRIKEGDQFALEKLTKANLRFVVSVAKQYQNQGLSLGDLINEGNLGLIKAAKRFDETRGFKFISYAVWWIRQSILQALAEQSRIVRLPLNRVGSLNKISKSFSELEQKFEREPSPEEIAEVLELTTAEVVDTLKISGRHVSVDAPFVQGEENRLLDVLENEDEESPDMGLMNDSLRKEVQRALSTLTKREADVITLYFGLNGEHSLTLEEIGEKFNLTRERVRQIKEKAIRRLRHTSRSKALKPYLG; from the coding sequence ATGAGACAACTCAAGATAAGCAAACAGATTACTAACCGCGAAAGCCAGTCGCTTGATAAGTATTTACAGGAGATTGGTAAAGTAGATTTGCTTACACCGGATGAGGAAGTGTCGTTAGCACAGAGAATCAAAGAGGGAGATCAGTTTGCACTTGAGAAATTGACAAAAGCCAACCTGCGTTTCGTAGTGTCTGTAGCAAAACAGTACCAGAACCAGGGTCTGTCTTTAGGTGACCTTATTAACGAAGGTAACCTTGGTCTTATAAAAGCTGCAAAGCGTTTTGATGAAACAAGAGGTTTTAAATTTATCTCTTATGCTGTTTGGTGGATTCGTCAGTCCATTCTGCAGGCGTTGGCCGAGCAGTCGCGTATTGTGCGTTTACCATTAAACCGTGTTGGTTCATTAAACAAGATTTCTAAGTCGTTTTCAGAACTGGAGCAGAAATTCGAGCGCGAACCATCGCCGGAAGAAATTGCTGAAGTACTGGAACTGACAACCGCTGAGGTAGTTGATACCTTAAAGATTTCAGGTCGCCACGTATCCGTGGATGCCCCGTTTGTGCAAGGCGAAGAAAACCGTTTGCTGGATGTACTTGAAAATGAAGACGAAGAATCTCCGGACATGGGTCTGATGAACGATTCGCTTCGTAAAGAGGTACAGCGTGCACTTTCGACACTTACCAAGCGCGAAGCTGATGTAATTACGTTATACTTTGGACTGAACGGGGAGCATTCCCTTACGCTGGAGGAGATAGGTGAGAAATTTAACCTTACCCGCGAGCGTGTTCGCCAGATCAAAGAAAAAGCGATCAGAAGACTTCGTCATACATCCAGAAGTAAAGCATTGAAGCCATATTTAGGTTAA
- the trxB gene encoding thioredoxin-disulfide reductase — protein sequence MEIEKVKCLIIGSGPAGYTAAIYASRAGLKPVLYQGLQPGGQLTITNDVENYPGYPDGIKGPEMMEDFKKQAERFGTDVRYGIATAVDFSGQPHKVTIDDQKVIEADTVIISTGASAKWLGLESEAKLNGNGVSACAVCDGFFYRGQDVAIVGAGDTAAEEATYLSNLCKKVYMIVRREEMRASIIMQERVKKTPNIEILWNSVTDEILGDDVVTGVRVKNALTNETREIPVSGFFVAIGHKPNSDIFAEYLNLDENGYIRTIPGTSKTNIDGVFACGDVQDFTYRQAVTAAGSGCMAALDAERYLAANDLH from the coding sequence ATGGAAATAGAAAAAGTAAAATGCCTTATCATCGGTTCAGGTCCTGCCGGTTATACTGCAGCTATATATGCCTCCAGAGCAGGCCTTAAACCTGTACTATACCAGGGGCTACAGCCCGGTGGTCAGCTTACCATTACAAATGATGTAGAGAACTACCCCGGCTACCCGGATGGTATCAAAGGTCCTGAAATGATGGAGGACTTTAAGAAACAGGCCGAGCGTTTTGGCACCGATGTGCGCTATGGTATTGCCACTGCAGTAGATTTCTCAGGTCAGCCTCATAAAGTAACTATAGACGACCAGAAGGTGATTGAAGCCGATACGGTTATCATTTCAACAGGTGCATCGGCTAAGTGGCTGGGTCTGGAGTCTGAGGCAAAGCTTAATGGCAATGGCGTATCGGCTTGTGCAGTTTGTGATGGTTTCTTTTACCGTGGCCAGGATGTGGCTATAGTTGGCGCTGGCGACACAGCTGCAGAAGAGGCTACTTACCTGTCAAACCTGTGCAAAAAAGTATACATGATCGTTCGTCGTGAAGAAATGCGTGCTTCTATTATTATGCAGGAGCGTGTTAAGAAAACACCGAACATCGAGATACTATGGAATTCTGTAACAGATGAAATTCTGGGTGATGATGTAGTAACAGGCGTAAGAGTGAAAAATGCGCTTACCAACGAAACTAGAGAAATACCTGTTAGCGGGTTCTTTGTAGCCATTGGTCATAAACCAAACTCCGACATTTTTGCAGAATACCTGAACCTGGATGAGAACGGCTATATCCGAACGATTCCGGGCACATCTAAAACAAATATAGACGGCGTATTTGCCTGCGGCGATGTGCAGGATTTTACCTATCGTCAGGCAGTAACAGCTGCAGGTTCGGGCTGCATGGCTGCGCTGGATGCTGAGCGTTATCTGGCTGCGAATGATTTGCACTAA